From the genome of Colletotrichum higginsianum IMI 349063 chromosome 4, whole genome shotgun sequence, one region includes:
- a CDS encoding immunogenic protein produces the protein MAEEQKPVEVPKETVPAVTTEQPAAETKPVETTEAPAAVTADATTETPATTTATETPAEAVAPVEEAKKEVVPVEEGTLEHKGANFPKNFIYSKEFFWFGNDAVEFKNLSSYLKSEKSTEAAHHNAAWASHTGKGLLFFGDKTAPQGVINLADAAEPAADGANKFHFTAKGHKHTFKAANAEDRDNWISQLKLKIAEAKELASTIAETEAYKTALESLKPAKKEEKAAEAPAAEAAAVAEAPAAEAVAVPAATEEAAVKETPKEEEPKKEESKRRSASRKRGSIFGNLLGKKDEKKEEKEETAPVAEAAKEETPAVPVTEAPVAEVAAPAETPVAPVTEAPVVATETAAEDKPAEAAKETPKEEKKEKPVPTKRNSIFGVFGKKEKKAAAAADAEAAPTLAKEGEVTPAAETAPVIPPVEATTPLAVDVANPSTVPVEIKETAPATNGESRPELKEKRKSSLPFGFGKRDKSPAKSPAQSDGEETEKAEKTSTFSKLRATIKGRGKTEKSAEKLEKTEEKPEEAPAADAVKPATETPAAETSKAAEEPENKPENVASSTPAPVTAAA, from the exons ATGGCCGAAGAACAGAAGCCCGTCGAGGTCCCCAAGGAGACTGTCCCTGCCGTCACCACCGAGCAGCCCGCTGCCGAGACGAAGCCCGTCGAGACCACTGAggctcccgccgccgtcactGCCGACGCGACTACCGAGACcccggccaccaccaccgccaccgagacCCCGGCTGAGGCCGTTGCtcccgtcgaggaggccaagaaggaggtTGTTCCCGTTGAGGAGGGTACGCTCGAGCACAAGGGCGCCAACTTCCCAAA GAACTTCATCTACTCCAAGGAGTTCTTCTGGTTCGGAAACGATGCCGTCGAGTTCAAGAACCTCTCTTCCTACCTGAAGAGCGAGAAGTCCACTGAGGCTGCTCACCACAACGCTGCTTGGGCCTCCCACACCGGCAAGGGTCTCCTTTTCTTCGGCGACAAGACCGCTCCCCAGGGCGTTATTAACTTG gccgacgccgccgagcccgccgcTGATGGCGCCAACAAGTTCCACTTCACCGCTAAGGGCCACAAGCACACCTTCAAGGCTGCCAACGCCGAGGACCGTGACAACTGGATCTCCCAGCTGAAGCTCAAGATTGCTgaggccaaggagctcgCCTCTACCATCGCCGAGACTGAGGCCTACAAGACCGCCCTCGAGAGCCTTAAGCCCGccaagaaggaagagaaggccgccgaggctccCGCCGCTGAGgctgccgctgtcgctgAGGCACCTGCCGCTGAGGCTGTTGCTGTGCCCGCCGCTaccgaggaggccgccgtcaaggagacccccaaggaggaggagcccaagaaggaggagtcCAAGCGCCGCTCTGCTAGCCGCAAGCGTGGTTCCATCTTTGGCAACCTGCTCGgcaagaaggacgagaagaaggaagagaaggaggagaccgCCCCCgttgccgaggccgccaaggaggagacTCCCGCTGTTCCTGTGACTGAGGCCCCCgttgccgaggtcgccgcccccgccgagACCCCTGTTGCTCCTGTCACTGAGGCTCCTGTCGTTGCCACAGAGACTGCTGCCGAGGACAAGCCTGCCGAGGCTGCCAAGGAGACTCCtaaggaggagaagaaggagaagccTGTTCCTACCAAGCGCAACAGCATCTTTGGTGTCTTtggcaagaaggagaagaaggcagccgccgctgccgacgctGAGGCCGCTCCCACCCTTGCCAAGGAGGGTGAGGTGACTCCTGCTGCTGAGACTGCCCCTGTCATTCCTCCCGTTGAGGCCACCACCCCTCTGGCCGTTGATGTGGCCAACCCCAGCACGGTTCCCGTTGAGATCAAGGAGACTGCTCCCGCAACCAACGGTGAGAGCCGCCCTGAGCTCAAGGAGAAGCGCAAGTCTTCCCTGCCTTTTGGTTTCGGCAAGCGCGACAAGTCCCCGGCCAAGTCCCCTGCTCAGTCTGACGGCGAAGAGACCGAGAAGGCAGAGAAGACCAGCACCTTCTCCAAGCTTCGCGCCACCATCAAGGGCCGTGGCAAGACTGAGAAGtccgccgagaagctcgagaagacCGAGGAAAAGCCTGAGGAAGCCCCCGCTGCCGACGCTGTTAagcccgccaccgagacTCCCGCTGCCGAGACCTCCAAGGCTGCTGAGGAGCCGGAGAACAAGCCGGAGAATGTCGCTTCTTCCACCCCTGCCCCCGTCACAGCCGCCGCATAG